The window ACGGCCCGGTCCCCGGGTCGCAACCCGTACGCGTCGGTGAACCGCCGCGCCAGCGCGGAGGCTGCCGCGAAGAACTCCCCGTACGACCAGGCCCGTTCACCGGACAGCAGGAACGGCTGATCGCCGAACGCCCAGGTGGCCTCCACGAACTCCCGCAGCGTGCGGGGCCCGTTGACGTACACGAGAGGCCCGTGGTCGGCACGGACCACGGCGAACGGAGCCCCGGGAGCGGTCAGGGCCCCCTCGACGCGGGCACGGGCCGCGAGATCGGCGACGGGAGCGGAAGGAAGGGGGCGGCTCGGATCGGCGTGCGGCACGTACGGCCCCTCCACGGCAGGCTCAGCGATCCGGCGACGCTATGACCCGCGCCTGGCGGGCGTCAACCGCGACCCACGCCGAGCGCGCCCCGGGCCCACTCCGCACGTCATCCCACCTCCGGGTTTCCAGCTCGTGGCGCGCGGGAGGGGAACCCCAGGTGAGGACCTCACCTCACCCGCTACACTGACGGCGGTGGCCCAGTCCTCGCGGACCGGGATCATCGAACGCCTTCGTAGCTCAGGGGATAGAGCACCGCTCTCCTAAAGCGGGTGTCGCAGGTTCGAATCCTGCCGGGGGCACAACACCAAGGGCCAGTTCGGAGGCTTGATCCTCTCGAACTGGCCCTTGGTCATGATTACGGCCGTGCCACACACGTGTCAGAAGCCCACTCGGAATCCACGTCGCCGCGCTCCTTGCGGATCATCGAACGGAGCCGATCGGCGATCTCACGGTCACGACCGTTGACCATGTGCTGATAGATCAGCGCAGCCCGCGGGGTGCTGTGGCCCATCCTGGTCATCAACTCCCGGAGGCTCGCCCCGGACGCTGCGAGGGTGTTGCCCGTGTGCCGAAGATCGTGAAAGTGAGCGTTCACCGTGATGCCCGCCTTCTCCCTCGCATTGATCCAGTCGTCCCGGAAGTTGCTCCGGCGGAGCTGACCGCTCTGGGGGCCGAGGAAGACGTGTCCATCGCGGCCGGTCCGGCGTAGGCGTCGATGTGGAGCTTCACATCGGGCAGCAGCTCGGTCGGGAAAGCGACCGGCCGGACTCCGGCGTCCGACTTCGGTGCCTTGTCGAAGAGCGCCCCCGTCTGCCACACGATGCGGAGTCGGCCGCCGGGCTCGGTGTCGGTCGAGTAGGAGAACAGGGCCTGCCCGGTCGCACGGTCGCGGGTGACGGTCGAGCCCTGGAGGTGGATCGGGTCGGAGCAGCCATCCGTGCGCTTGATCTGCTCTTGGACGCGAGAACCGCGAGACGGGTCTCACGCCGTTCCGGCGGGAGTGCGCCCGGCAGGGCAGGGTCCCGAGGATCGACGGCCCGTCCATCGCCCGTGAACGGCCACGGACGGCCGTTGCCGAGCGCCTGAAGGTTTCCGCGGACGAGGAGAGCGTGGTCCACCGCGAGAACCACTACTTCGCGCACGACGAGCCGGTACAGATCATCCCGACGTACCTTCGCTGGGATGAGGCTCAGGGAACACTTCTGATGCAGGCCAAGACCGGCAAGGACGGCATCTACGGACGGCTCCAAGACCTCGGGCACGTCATGACCCGCGTACGCGACGGCCCACTGTGGATAGGCCTGGAGGACATGAGGCGAGCACCCGACGACTTCGGCTCGCGGTCACAGACGATGCCTCCGGCGGGGGATCGGCCGGCACCGGGGTGGGGGGCGCCGTTCGAGGCCGCGGGCACATCGAGGTGGGCGTGGTGGGCCTCCATCCCCTCCACCGTCGACCCAGGCAGAGCCGAGCAGACGCGGCCCATGGCGTCCAGGTCGTTCGTACAGTGGTGGGCTGAGACAGGACTCCTCGTGTGGTCATGCCTTTGAGAGGGGACGGCGCGCAATGGCCCCTGCCGCGTACAGGGCTCGTGACAAACTCCGGCGCATGAAACTCGATCAAGTGCTTGTGAATGCGGCCGTGGAACTCATGAACCGACGCTGGCCCGAGGGCGAACCCGGCGGAGCAGCTGCTGTGCGGCTCGCCGACGGTGGCATCCTGACCAGCGTCGGCCTTGACAACATGCACGGCTCGGTTGCGCTCTGCCAGGAGACTGGGGCCTTCATCCAGGCTTACACCCAGGACCGAAACGTCACTGCCTCTGTCTGTGTCTGTCGTGACATGGAGCGCCGCAGAATATTGATCTTGCCGCCTTGTGGCATCTGCCAGGAAAGGCTTGCGCTCTGGGGACCGTCCGTTGAAGTCGCCGTCCCACGGGAAGACGACCCAACTCGCTGGGAGGCGCGCTCGCTCGCGGAAGTGAACCCCTACTACTGGGGGCAGCATTTCGCCGACGGTTCCACCGACGGACAGTGGCCTTCCCAAGGCCAGCACTCCGAGTGACCACACTGCATCGCGGCACAAAAGCGGAGTACAGCAACAAGCCCTGTCCGAAAAGAGCTACGGATCAGATGTTCCCCGTGCCACAACCGTGTCAGAACGAGCGGGAAACCATGGAGAACGGCAGGCACCAGCACGGCTGGTACCCCACGTCCGCCGGAGTTCTTTCCCCCCAGGTCAGCCACCAAGTCCCCCAGGCTCGCTCCTAAGGCGGGTGTCGCAGGTTCGGATCCTGCCGGGGGCACAGCACCAAGGGCCAGTTCGAAGGCTTGATCCTCTCGAACTGGCCCCTTCGCATGATCGCGGCCATCATCGCCCCGGACTACGCCACGCAGACGCCGGTCCACGAGTACCTGGATCACCTGACAGCTCTCACACGCCAGCTGGGATCCGCCTTCGAGCTGAGGACGGCACTCGCCGTGCCGCCTGGACCGGCAAGCGCCCACACTCGGAGACCGTTCTCGTGACCTGCGGTGATCAATACATGTGCACTTCCCGTGCACATGTTCTAGGGTCGCGCTGTTCCAGGGGAGGGATGACGCAAGATGCGTGCGATGCGGTGGGCTGCGGTGTGTGCCGTAGGGATCCTTGCGTTGACGGGCTGCGGCTCGCGGGCTGCCCAGACAGGGGCAGAGGACAAGAGTCCATATCTGTCTACGGAGGAGTTGCCGGAGAAGCTCGGCGCGGACGGCACAACGGTCACGGTGGGGGATCCGGACGCGGAAGTCACAGTGCACCTGTATGAAGATCCACGGTGCCCGGTATGCGAGGAGTTCGAGACCACTGGCGGCGGACCGGGGCTGCGCGAGGCAACGGTGCGGCGGACAGCGAAGTCCGAGTACACCCTGGCCTCGTTCCTGGACGACCGGATGGGCGGCAGCGGTTCGAAGAAGGCAGTGAACGCGCTGCGCGCTGCTCTGGAGGAGGGCAAGTTCGCGGAGTACCACGAAGTGCTGTACGCCAACCAGCCCGAAGAGGCCGTCGACGGCTACACCGACGCCTTCCTGCTGAAACTCGCCGGCCAGGTGGAGGGCCTGCGCGGCCCGGAGTTCGATGCGGCCGTCAAGACCATGAAGTACCGCACCTTCGTCACTACTTCCCAGAAGGCATACGAGCGGGCCGGCGGCAAGGAAGATCCCAGGGGCCCCGGAACACCCACCGCAGTCATCAACGACAAGCGGATCCCCGCTGAATACAACGGGATCCTTTTCGACCGCTCGGCCTTCACCCACATCCTCAAGACGATCCACGCCAAACCCAATCAATGGGCCCGCACGCACCTGTAAGAACCCACGGACGAACACAACCCCCGGCACACGGTCAGAAGCCAGGCGACCATCGGGCCCACGTGAGGTGCCGCCGAGTCGCCCGTGGGGCCTGTTACAGGTTTCTCCACCTCATCAAGGCCCACGAGCTGCGGGATGTTGTCGGACGCCGTGGGAGAACGGGTGAAGCTGCCTGCGCACGCATTCTGGAGTTTGTCGGCCTCTCGGTCGGGCCTCTCCGCATGCAGTTCTGGCTGTCGTCCGACACGGACGTGGTGTGCATGGTCCGGTACGCGGCGCCGTACACCCAGGTTCTCCCCTTCGTGCTCGTCGCGCTGCTCGTCGATACGGGCGGCGAGACGGCGGACGAGGACGATGACCCGCTGGTCCTGTACGGCCGACTGCCGCGACCCGGATCGCCACCTCCACAGCTCCGGCCGTTTCTACGCCAGCAGACCGACGAGCCGTTCACGGACGTCGTCCTCACCCGCCTCTGGGTCCGGTACAAGCCTCGCCCGGTCGCCGAGGTCGCGGACGAGGAAGTGCAGCCGTCCACCACTGCGGGCCAGCACCAGATCCCTGCTGCTGCCCGCGGTCTCGGCCGATCCCTGCGCCGTGTAGTCGGTGACGGTGACCAGCGCCGAGCGCTCGGCGGCGGCGA is drawn from Streptomyces sp. NBC_00178 and contains these coding sequences:
- a CDS encoding tyrosine-type recombinase/integrase, with amino-acid sequence MADGGALRQGTEVGRRSPAGRFPDRAAARCEAPHRRLRRTGRDGHVFLGPQSGQLRRSNFRDDWINAREKAGITVNAHFHDLRHTGNTLAASGASLRELMTRMGHSTPRAALIYQHMVNGRDREIADRLRSMIRKERGDVDSEWASDTCVARP
- a CDS encoding cytidine deaminase: MKLDQVLVNAAVELMNRRWPEGEPGGAAAVRLADGGILTSVGLDNMHGSVALCQETGAFIQAYTQDRNVTASVCVCRDMERRRILILPPCGICQERLALWGPSVEVAVPREDDPTRWEARSLAEVNPYYWGQHFADGSTDGQWPSQGQHSE
- a CDS encoding thioredoxin domain-containing protein — translated: MRWAAVCAVGILALTGCGSRAAQTGAEDKSPYLSTEELPEKLGADGTTVTVGDPDAEVTVHLYEDPRCPVCEEFETTGGGPGLREATVRRTAKSEYTLASFLDDRMGGSGSKKAVNALRAALEEGKFAEYHEVLYANQPEEAVDGYTDAFLLKLAGQVEGLRGPEFDAAVKTMKYRTFVTTSQKAYERAGGKEDPRGPGTPTAVINDKRIPAEYNGILFDRSAFTHILKTIHAKPNQWARTHL